A region from the Kryptolebias marmoratus isolate JLee-2015 linkage group LG9, ASM164957v2, whole genome shotgun sequence genome encodes:
- the tnip1 gene encoding TNFAIP3-interacting protein 1 isoform X3 has translation MAMEGKGPYRIYDPGGSEVKARDEAMGGSSYRQLLEENSMLRERMKGLKSLGDLLEESQSEASRLRQRVEELVRDNEALKSSSFAASLCMGGPIHTETQSKPCLHSTAEKEEQMSCLGKTLQPDKPSEVLSEFEAVNMEGNNSEALTAGLVAGAIPQLPQENNELASQLKKLESSFSIFAEESNPNQLLAHLGRMAVEFHHLSSKVQKNEQRTSLLQTLCEQLRQENNELRKKMEEDHRIRNRDLEQLRQENQKLKELVTGGAAVTASPSDTEAPEAKDEPVKEESSAVRPKMEVATPQKSGKSAEKNPAKPCDVEVYEKKIKLLEKQRKDVLEVNKQWDIQWNSMKSQFEQKITDLRQRLAESQKSVLELEAEREQRQRDYDKKLLLAKSKIENVQGEKECLNSETTELKQKIRYLQDQLLPLSKQREYQEKEIQRLNRALEEALNLHSPSASQQPPGQGNFADAANNLKKQELLTQIAVLKEQVKIFEEDFRKERSDRERMNEEKEDLRRQVERLQGQITNLTNQLHQAQNECQRERTERCKLERLQMQHHKQVGTQGLEGWPVHLPPRMPNAAGAAAAAAPPPARDFQPVNPGFPWPMSFPQPRGARAVGESSRPPPENADPSAAATATGFGKRERQNIDPGKH, from the exons ATGGCAATGGAAGGGAAAGGTCCGTATCGCATCTACGATCCCGGTGGGAGTGAGGTGAAGGCCAGAGACGAGGCCATGGGGGGTAGCAGCTATcggcagctgctggaggagaacAGCATGCTGAGGGAGCGGATGAAGGGACTTAAGAGCTTAG GTGATTTGCTGGAGGAGTCTCAGTCGGAGGCGTCGAGGCTCCGGCAGCGAGTGGAGGAGCTCGTGAGGGACAACGAAGCCTTAAAGTCCTCTAGCTTTGCCGCCAGTCTGTGTATGGGAGGGCCCATTCACACCGAGACGCAAA GCAAACCCTGTTTACACTCGACTGCAGAGAAGGAGGAGCAAATGAGCTGTTTAGGGAAGACCCTTCAGCCCGACAAGCCCAGC GAGGTCTTATCAGAATTTGAGGCAGTGAATATGGAAGGAAATAACTCTGAAGCCTTGACT GCCGGGTTGGTGGCAGGAGCGATCCCCCAGCTTCCTCAGGAGAACAACGAGCTGGCGAGCCAGCTGAAGAAGCTCGAGAGCTCTTTCAGCATATTCGCCGAGGAGTCCAACCCCAACCAGCTCCTGGCTCACCTCGGCCGCATGGCTGTGGAGTTTCACCACCTCTCCTCCAAGGTCCAAAAGAACGAGCAGAGGACCTCCCTCCTACAG ACTCTCTGCGAGCAGCTCAGACAAGAGAACAATGAGCTTcgaaagaaaatggaagaagaTCATCGTATCAGGAATCGAGACTTGGAACAGCTGAG GCAGGAGAATCAGAAACTTAAGGAGCTGGTCACGGGAGGGGCGGCGGTGACCGCGTCGCCATCCGACACCGAGGCTCCGGAGGCCAAAGACGAGCCGGTCAAAGAGGAGTCCTCTGCCGTCCGGCCTAAAATGGAGGTCGCCACGCCGCAGAAG AGCGGAAAATCTGCTGAGAAAAACCCAGCGAAACCATGTGATGTAGAGGTGTATGAAAAGAAGATCAAGCTGTTGGAGAAGCAGAGAAAGGAT GTTCTGGAGGTGAACAAGCAGTGGGACATTCAGTGGAACTCCATGAAGTCACAGTTTGAGCAGAAG atcaCGGACCTCAGGCAGCGGCTGGCCGAGTCCCAGAAAAGTGTGCTGGAGCTGGAGGCCGAGCGAGAGCAGAGGCAGCGCGACTATGacaagaagctgctgctggccAAGTCCAAGATTGAAAATGTGCAG GGGGAGAAGGAGTGTTTAAACTCTGAGACCACCGAGCTGAAGCAGAAGATTCGCTACCTGCAGGATCAGCTGCTGCCCCTCAGCAAACAGAGAGAGTACCAGGAGAAGGAGATCCAGCGCCTGAACAGG GCCTTAGAAGAAGCCTTAAACCTGCACTCCCCTTCCGCCTCCCAACAACCTCCCGGCCAGGGGAACTTTGCAGACGCAGCCAATAACCTGAAGAAGCAGGAACTCCTCACACAAATCGCTGTACTAAAAGAGCAG GTGAAAATCTTCGAGGAGGACTTCAGGAAAGAACGGAGTGACAGGGAGCGAATGAATGAGGAAAAAGAAGATTTGAGGCGGCAGGTTGAGAGACTCCAGGGTCAGATTACGAACTTGACAAATCAG CTTCACCAGGCGCAGAACGAGTGTCAGAGAGAACGAACGGAGAGATGTAAGCTGGAGAGACTGCAGATGCAGCACCATAAACAG GTGGGAACTCAGGGCCTGGAGGGCTGGCCCGTACACTTACCTCCCCGGATGCCCAATGCAGCAGGCGCCGCCGCCGCAGCAGCACCACCCCCTGCTCGAGACTTCCAGCCTGTTAACCCG GGTTTCCCTTGGCCGATGTCATTCCCTCAGCCCCGAGGGGCCAGAGCCGTAGGCGAGAGTTCAAGACCCCCTCCCGAGAATGCCG ACCCATCGGCAGCAGCGACGGCAACAGGGTTTGGAAAAAGGGAGCGACAGAACATCGACCCCGGAAAGCACTAA
- the tnip1 gene encoding TNFAIP3-interacting protein 1 isoform X2: MAMEGKGPYRIYDPGGSEVKARDEAMGGSSYRQLLEENSMLRERMKGLKSLGDLLEESQSEASRLRQRVEELVRDNEALKSSSFAASLCMGGPIHTETQSKPCLHSTAEKEEQMSCLGKTLQPDKPSAGLVAGAIPQLPQENNELASQLKKLESSFSIFAEESNPNQLLAHLGRMAVEFHHLSSKVQKNEQRTSLLQTLCEQLRQENNELRKKMEEDHRIRNRDLEQLRQENQKLKELVTGGAAVTASPSDTEAPEAKDEPVKEESSAVRPKMEVATPQKSGKSAEKNPAKPCDVEVYEKKIKLLEKQRKDVLEVNKQWDIQWNSMKSQFEQKITDLRQRLAESQKSVLELEAEREQRQRDYDKKLLLAKSKIENVQGEKECLNSETTELKQKIRYLQDQLLPLSKQREYQEKEIQRLNRALEEALNLHSPSASQQPPGQGNFADAANNLKKQELLTQIAVLKEQVKIFEEDFRKERSDRERMNEEKEDLRRQVERLQGQITNLTNQLHQAQNECQRERTERCKLERLQMQHHKQGQQQERRTSDPTSGSVNGPLSPPYCGPFVQVGTQGLEGWPVHLPPRMPNAAGAAAAAAPPPARDFQPVNPGFPWPMSFPQPRGARAVGESSRPPPENADPSAAATATGFGKRERQNIDPGKH, from the exons ATGGCAATGGAAGGGAAAGGTCCGTATCGCATCTACGATCCCGGTGGGAGTGAGGTGAAGGCCAGAGACGAGGCCATGGGGGGTAGCAGCTATcggcagctgctggaggagaacAGCATGCTGAGGGAGCGGATGAAGGGACTTAAGAGCTTAG GTGATTTGCTGGAGGAGTCTCAGTCGGAGGCGTCGAGGCTCCGGCAGCGAGTGGAGGAGCTCGTGAGGGACAACGAAGCCTTAAAGTCCTCTAGCTTTGCCGCCAGTCTGTGTATGGGAGGGCCCATTCACACCGAGACGCAAA GCAAACCCTGTTTACACTCGACTGCAGAGAAGGAGGAGCAAATGAGCTGTTTAGGGAAGACCCTTCAGCCCGACAAGCCCAGC GCCGGGTTGGTGGCAGGAGCGATCCCCCAGCTTCCTCAGGAGAACAACGAGCTGGCGAGCCAGCTGAAGAAGCTCGAGAGCTCTTTCAGCATATTCGCCGAGGAGTCCAACCCCAACCAGCTCCTGGCTCACCTCGGCCGCATGGCTGTGGAGTTTCACCACCTCTCCTCCAAGGTCCAAAAGAACGAGCAGAGGACCTCCCTCCTACAG ACTCTCTGCGAGCAGCTCAGACAAGAGAACAATGAGCTTcgaaagaaaatggaagaagaTCATCGTATCAGGAATCGAGACTTGGAACAGCTGAG GCAGGAGAATCAGAAACTTAAGGAGCTGGTCACGGGAGGGGCGGCGGTGACCGCGTCGCCATCCGACACCGAGGCTCCGGAGGCCAAAGACGAGCCGGTCAAAGAGGAGTCCTCTGCCGTCCGGCCTAAAATGGAGGTCGCCACGCCGCAGAAG AGCGGAAAATCTGCTGAGAAAAACCCAGCGAAACCATGTGATGTAGAGGTGTATGAAAAGAAGATCAAGCTGTTGGAGAAGCAGAGAAAGGAT GTTCTGGAGGTGAACAAGCAGTGGGACATTCAGTGGAACTCCATGAAGTCACAGTTTGAGCAGAAG atcaCGGACCTCAGGCAGCGGCTGGCCGAGTCCCAGAAAAGTGTGCTGGAGCTGGAGGCCGAGCGAGAGCAGAGGCAGCGCGACTATGacaagaagctgctgctggccAAGTCCAAGATTGAAAATGTGCAG GGGGAGAAGGAGTGTTTAAACTCTGAGACCACCGAGCTGAAGCAGAAGATTCGCTACCTGCAGGATCAGCTGCTGCCCCTCAGCAAACAGAGAGAGTACCAGGAGAAGGAGATCCAGCGCCTGAACAGG GCCTTAGAAGAAGCCTTAAACCTGCACTCCCCTTCCGCCTCCCAACAACCTCCCGGCCAGGGGAACTTTGCAGACGCAGCCAATAACCTGAAGAAGCAGGAACTCCTCACACAAATCGCTGTACTAAAAGAGCAG GTGAAAATCTTCGAGGAGGACTTCAGGAAAGAACGGAGTGACAGGGAGCGAATGAATGAGGAAAAAGAAGATTTGAGGCGGCAGGTTGAGAGACTCCAGGGTCAGATTACGAACTTGACAAATCAG CTTCACCAGGCGCAGAACGAGTGTCAGAGAGAACGAACGGAGAGATGTAAGCTGGAGAGACTGCAGATGCAGCACCATAAACAG GGGCAGCAGCAGGAAAGACGTACCTCAGACCCCACGTCAGGCTCAGTGAACGGCCCGCTGAGCCCTCCCTACTGTGGTCCCTTTGTGCAGGTGGGAACTCAGGGCCTGGAGGGCTGGCCCGTACACTTACCTCCCCGGATGCCCAATGCAGCAGGCGCCGCCGCCGCAGCAGCACCACCCCCTGCTCGAGACTTCCAGCCTGTTAACCCG GGTTTCCCTTGGCCGATGTCATTCCCTCAGCCCCGAGGGGCCAGAGCCGTAGGCGAGAGTTCAAGACCCCCTCCCGAGAATGCCG ACCCATCGGCAGCAGCGACGGCAACAGGGTTTGGAAAAAGGGAGCGACAGAACATCGACCCCGGAAAGCACTAA
- the tnip1 gene encoding TNFAIP3-interacting protein 1 isoform X1, with amino-acid sequence MAMEGKGPYRIYDPGGSEVKARDEAMGGSSYRQLLEENSMLRERMKGLKSLGDLLEESQSEASRLRQRVEELVRDNEALKSSSFAASLCMGGPIHTETQSKPCLHSTAEKEEQMSCLGKTLQPDKPSEVLSEFEAVNMEGNNSEALTAGLVAGAIPQLPQENNELASQLKKLESSFSIFAEESNPNQLLAHLGRMAVEFHHLSSKVQKNEQRTSLLQTLCEQLRQENNELRKKMEEDHRIRNRDLEQLRQENQKLKELVTGGAAVTASPSDTEAPEAKDEPVKEESSAVRPKMEVATPQKSGKSAEKNPAKPCDVEVYEKKIKLLEKQRKDVLEVNKQWDIQWNSMKSQFEQKITDLRQRLAESQKSVLELEAEREQRQRDYDKKLLLAKSKIENVQGEKECLNSETTELKQKIRYLQDQLLPLSKQREYQEKEIQRLNRALEEALNLHSPSASQQPPGQGNFADAANNLKKQELLTQIAVLKEQVKIFEEDFRKERSDRERMNEEKEDLRRQVERLQGQITNLTNQLHQAQNECQRERTERCKLERLQMQHHKQGQQQERRTSDPTSGSVNGPLSPPYCGPFVQVGTQGLEGWPVHLPPRMPNAAGAAAAAAPPPARDFQPVNPGFPWPMSFPQPRGARAVGESSRPPPENADPSAAATATGFGKRERQNIDPGKH; translated from the exons ATGGCAATGGAAGGGAAAGGTCCGTATCGCATCTACGATCCCGGTGGGAGTGAGGTGAAGGCCAGAGACGAGGCCATGGGGGGTAGCAGCTATcggcagctgctggaggagaacAGCATGCTGAGGGAGCGGATGAAGGGACTTAAGAGCTTAG GTGATTTGCTGGAGGAGTCTCAGTCGGAGGCGTCGAGGCTCCGGCAGCGAGTGGAGGAGCTCGTGAGGGACAACGAAGCCTTAAAGTCCTCTAGCTTTGCCGCCAGTCTGTGTATGGGAGGGCCCATTCACACCGAGACGCAAA GCAAACCCTGTTTACACTCGACTGCAGAGAAGGAGGAGCAAATGAGCTGTTTAGGGAAGACCCTTCAGCCCGACAAGCCCAGC GAGGTCTTATCAGAATTTGAGGCAGTGAATATGGAAGGAAATAACTCTGAAGCCTTGACT GCCGGGTTGGTGGCAGGAGCGATCCCCCAGCTTCCTCAGGAGAACAACGAGCTGGCGAGCCAGCTGAAGAAGCTCGAGAGCTCTTTCAGCATATTCGCCGAGGAGTCCAACCCCAACCAGCTCCTGGCTCACCTCGGCCGCATGGCTGTGGAGTTTCACCACCTCTCCTCCAAGGTCCAAAAGAACGAGCAGAGGACCTCCCTCCTACAG ACTCTCTGCGAGCAGCTCAGACAAGAGAACAATGAGCTTcgaaagaaaatggaagaagaTCATCGTATCAGGAATCGAGACTTGGAACAGCTGAG GCAGGAGAATCAGAAACTTAAGGAGCTGGTCACGGGAGGGGCGGCGGTGACCGCGTCGCCATCCGACACCGAGGCTCCGGAGGCCAAAGACGAGCCGGTCAAAGAGGAGTCCTCTGCCGTCCGGCCTAAAATGGAGGTCGCCACGCCGCAGAAG AGCGGAAAATCTGCTGAGAAAAACCCAGCGAAACCATGTGATGTAGAGGTGTATGAAAAGAAGATCAAGCTGTTGGAGAAGCAGAGAAAGGAT GTTCTGGAGGTGAACAAGCAGTGGGACATTCAGTGGAACTCCATGAAGTCACAGTTTGAGCAGAAG atcaCGGACCTCAGGCAGCGGCTGGCCGAGTCCCAGAAAAGTGTGCTGGAGCTGGAGGCCGAGCGAGAGCAGAGGCAGCGCGACTATGacaagaagctgctgctggccAAGTCCAAGATTGAAAATGTGCAG GGGGAGAAGGAGTGTTTAAACTCTGAGACCACCGAGCTGAAGCAGAAGATTCGCTACCTGCAGGATCAGCTGCTGCCCCTCAGCAAACAGAGAGAGTACCAGGAGAAGGAGATCCAGCGCCTGAACAGG GCCTTAGAAGAAGCCTTAAACCTGCACTCCCCTTCCGCCTCCCAACAACCTCCCGGCCAGGGGAACTTTGCAGACGCAGCCAATAACCTGAAGAAGCAGGAACTCCTCACACAAATCGCTGTACTAAAAGAGCAG GTGAAAATCTTCGAGGAGGACTTCAGGAAAGAACGGAGTGACAGGGAGCGAATGAATGAGGAAAAAGAAGATTTGAGGCGGCAGGTTGAGAGACTCCAGGGTCAGATTACGAACTTGACAAATCAG CTTCACCAGGCGCAGAACGAGTGTCAGAGAGAACGAACGGAGAGATGTAAGCTGGAGAGACTGCAGATGCAGCACCATAAACAG GGGCAGCAGCAGGAAAGACGTACCTCAGACCCCACGTCAGGCTCAGTGAACGGCCCGCTGAGCCCTCCCTACTGTGGTCCCTTTGTGCAGGTGGGAACTCAGGGCCTGGAGGGCTGGCCCGTACACTTACCTCCCCGGATGCCCAATGCAGCAGGCGCCGCCGCCGCAGCAGCACCACCCCCTGCTCGAGACTTCCAGCCTGTTAACCCG GGTTTCCCTTGGCCGATGTCATTCCCTCAGCCCCGAGGGGCCAGAGCCGTAGGCGAGAGTTCAAGACCCCCTCCCGAGAATGCCG ACCCATCGGCAGCAGCGACGGCAACAGGGTTTGGAAAAAGGGAGCGACAGAACATCGACCCCGGAAAGCACTAA
- the anxa6 gene encoding annexin A6 isoform X2 has protein sequence MVFRGTISDAPDFDPTADAEALYNAMKGIGSDKETILDLITSRSNAQRQEIISAYKCSFGQDLIEDLKYELTGKFERLIVSLMRTPAYHDAKEIHDAVKGLGTNERCLIEVLASRNNKQVHEMVAAYKDAYDRDIEEDITADTSGHFKKMLIVLLQGTRDESGVVDADLVQQDAQDLYAAGEEQWGTDEAKFIMTLGNRSVTHLRMVFDEYEKIAEVSIEDSIKSELSGDFERLMLAVVQCIRSVPMFFAKRLYKSMKGLGTADNTLIRIMISRSEIDMLDIRECFRLQYEKSLYNMIKDDTSGDYKRTLLHLCGGDDDLAGEFFPEAAQIAYKMWELSAMTKVQLRPTVHPASGFDSAADAQALRKAMKGFGTDEDAIIEIVANRSNAQRQEIRQAFKSQLGRDLMKDLKSELSRNLERLIIGLMLTPAEFDAKMMRKAMEGAGTDEHALIEILVSRSNEQIQAMNAAYRDAYKKTLEDAVQSETSGHFCRILVSLVQGAREEGPADVDRACEDAQELADACNADSDDMEMKFMSILCTRSFPHLRKVFQEFVKCSNKDIEQIIKKHMSGDVKNAFYAIVRSVKNQPSYFADRLYKAMKGLGTDDRALIRIMVSRSEVDLFNIRKEFKETHDASLHEFIQSDTSGDYRKTLLILCGGED, from the exons ATG gtGTTCAGAGGCACGATATCAGATGCTCCGGACTTCGATCCGACTGCCGACGCTGAGGCACTTTACAACGCCATGAAAGGCATCG GCAGCGACAAGGAAACCATCCTGGACCTGATCACGTCTCGGAGCAACGCTCAGAGGCAGGAAATCATCTCAGCGTACAAATGCAGTTTTGGACAG GATCTGATTGAAGATCTGAAATACGAGCTCACGGGGAAATTTGAGCGTCTCATCGTGAGCCTGATGAGAACGCCGGCCTACCACGATGCCAAGGAAATCCACGACGCAGTCAAA ggACTCGGAACAAACGAGAGATGCTTGATTGAGGTCCTGGCttccagaaacaacaaacaggtccACGAGATGGTTGCAGCTTACAAGGATG cCTACGACAGGGACATAGAGGAGGACATTACCGCAGACACGTCAGGTCACTTTAAGAAGATGCTGATTGTTCTGCTTCAG GGGACCAGAGATGAGTCTGGAGTGGTAGATGCAGACCTGGTGCAGCAGGACGCACAA GACCTGTACGCAGCAGGGGAGGAGCAGTGGGGGACAGACGAGGCCAAATTCATCATGACCCTGGGAAACCGCAGTGTGACCCACCTCCGGATGG TTTTTGATGAATATGAGAAGATTGCGGAGGTGTCCATCGAGGACAGCATTAAGAGCGAACTGTCTGGAGACTTTGAAAGACTGATGCTGGCTGTGG TCCAGTGCATCAGGAGCGTCCCCATGTTCTTTGCCAAGCGCCTCTACAAGTCCATGAAG GGCCTTGGCACAGCTGACAACACTCTGATCCGGATCATGATTTCTCGCTCTGAAATCGACATGCTGGACATCCGAGAGTGTTTCCGTCTGCAGTACGAGAAGTCGCTCTACAACATGATCAAG GATGACACATCAGGAGATTACAAGAGGACCCTGCTCCATCTGTGTGGAGGAGATGATGA CTTAGCTGGAGAGTTCTTCCCCGAAGCGGCTCAGATAGCCTACAAGATGTGGGAATTAAGTGCCATGACCAAAGTGCAG CTCAGGCCCACAGTCCACCCTGCTTCCGGTTTTGACTCTGCAGCCGACGCACAAGCTCTGAGGAAAGCAATGAAGGGTTTCG GAACAGATGAAGATGCGATCATTGAAATTGTCGCAAACAGAAGCAACGCCCAGCGGCAGGAGATCCGACAGGCCTTCAAATCCCAGCTGGGGAGG GATCTGATGAAGGACCTGAAGTCGGAGCTGTCCAGGAACTTGGAGAGGCTGATCATTGGGCTCATGCTGACCCCAGCTGAGTTTGATGCCAAAATGATGAGAAAGGCCATGGAG GGTGCGGGGACAGACGAGCACGCTCTGATCGAGATCCTGGTTTCCAGGAGCAACGAGCAAATCCAAGCCATGAACGCAGCCTACCGGGATG CCTATAAGAAGACTCTGGAGGACGCCGTGCAGTCAGAAACGTCGGGCCACTTCTGCCGCATCCTCGTTTCTCTCGTGCAG GGTGCGAGAGAGGAGGGCCCCGCGGACGTGGACAGAGCCTGTGAAGACGCTCAG GAACTCGCAGACGCGTGCAACGCCGACTCTGACGACATGGAGATGAAGTTTATGAGCATTCTGTGCACCAGGAGCTTCCCCCACCTCAGGAAAG TCTTCCAGGAGTTTGTCAAATGCTCCAACAAGGACATTGAACAGATTATCAAGAAGCACATGTCAGGAGACGTGAAAAATGCCTTTTATGCAATAG TTCGCAGCGTGAAGAACCAGCCCTCCTATTTTGCAGACCGTCTGTATAAAGCCATGAAG GGTCTCGGCACGGACGACAGGGCGCTGATCCGCATCATGGTGTCCCGCAGCGAAGTTGATCTGTTCAACATTCGCAAAGAGTTCAAGGAGACGCACGACGCCTCCCTCCATGAATTCATCCAG AGTGATACCTCAGGAGACTACCGTAAAACCCTGCTGATTCTCTGCGGAGGGGAAGACTAA
- the anxa6 gene encoding annexin A6 isoform X1, which produces MVFRGTISDAPDFDPTADAEALYNAMKGIGSDKETILDLITSRSNAQRQEIISAYKCSFGQDLIEDLKYELTGKFERLIVSLMRTPAYHDAKEIHDAVKGLGTNERCLIEVLASRNNKQVHEMVAAYKDAYDRDIEEDITADTSGHFKKMLIVLLQGTRDESGVVDADLVQQDAQDLYAAGEEQWGTDEAKFIMTLGNRSVTHLRMVFDEYEKIAEVSIEDSIKSELSGDFERLMLAVVQCIRSVPMFFAKRLYKSMKGLGTADNTLIRIMISRSEIDMLDIRECFRLQYEKSLYNMIKDDTSGDYKRTLLHLCGGDDDLAGEFFPEAAQIAYKMWELSAMTKVQLRPTVHPASGFDSAADAQALRKAMKGFGTDEDAIIEIVANRSNAQRQEIRQAFKSQLGRDLMKDLKSELSRNLERLIIGLMLTPAEFDAKMMRKAMEGAGTDEHALIEILVSRSNEQIQAMNAAYRDAYKKTLEDAVQSETSGHFCRILVSLVQGAREEGPADVDRACEDAQELADACNADSDDMEMKFMSILCTRSFPHLRKVFQEFVKCSNKDIEQIIKKHMSGDVKNAFYAIVRSVKNQPSYFADRLYKAMKGLGTDDRALIRIMVSRSEVDLFNIRKEFKETHDASLHEFIQVETAISDTSGDYRKTLLILCGGED; this is translated from the exons ATG gtGTTCAGAGGCACGATATCAGATGCTCCGGACTTCGATCCGACTGCCGACGCTGAGGCACTTTACAACGCCATGAAAGGCATCG GCAGCGACAAGGAAACCATCCTGGACCTGATCACGTCTCGGAGCAACGCTCAGAGGCAGGAAATCATCTCAGCGTACAAATGCAGTTTTGGACAG GATCTGATTGAAGATCTGAAATACGAGCTCACGGGGAAATTTGAGCGTCTCATCGTGAGCCTGATGAGAACGCCGGCCTACCACGATGCCAAGGAAATCCACGACGCAGTCAAA ggACTCGGAACAAACGAGAGATGCTTGATTGAGGTCCTGGCttccagaaacaacaaacaggtccACGAGATGGTTGCAGCTTACAAGGATG cCTACGACAGGGACATAGAGGAGGACATTACCGCAGACACGTCAGGTCACTTTAAGAAGATGCTGATTGTTCTGCTTCAG GGGACCAGAGATGAGTCTGGAGTGGTAGATGCAGACCTGGTGCAGCAGGACGCACAA GACCTGTACGCAGCAGGGGAGGAGCAGTGGGGGACAGACGAGGCCAAATTCATCATGACCCTGGGAAACCGCAGTGTGACCCACCTCCGGATGG TTTTTGATGAATATGAGAAGATTGCGGAGGTGTCCATCGAGGACAGCATTAAGAGCGAACTGTCTGGAGACTTTGAAAGACTGATGCTGGCTGTGG TCCAGTGCATCAGGAGCGTCCCCATGTTCTTTGCCAAGCGCCTCTACAAGTCCATGAAG GGCCTTGGCACAGCTGACAACACTCTGATCCGGATCATGATTTCTCGCTCTGAAATCGACATGCTGGACATCCGAGAGTGTTTCCGTCTGCAGTACGAGAAGTCGCTCTACAACATGATCAAG GATGACACATCAGGAGATTACAAGAGGACCCTGCTCCATCTGTGTGGAGGAGATGATGA CTTAGCTGGAGAGTTCTTCCCCGAAGCGGCTCAGATAGCCTACAAGATGTGGGAATTAAGTGCCATGACCAAAGTGCAG CTCAGGCCCACAGTCCACCCTGCTTCCGGTTTTGACTCTGCAGCCGACGCACAAGCTCTGAGGAAAGCAATGAAGGGTTTCG GAACAGATGAAGATGCGATCATTGAAATTGTCGCAAACAGAAGCAACGCCCAGCGGCAGGAGATCCGACAGGCCTTCAAATCCCAGCTGGGGAGG GATCTGATGAAGGACCTGAAGTCGGAGCTGTCCAGGAACTTGGAGAGGCTGATCATTGGGCTCATGCTGACCCCAGCTGAGTTTGATGCCAAAATGATGAGAAAGGCCATGGAG GGTGCGGGGACAGACGAGCACGCTCTGATCGAGATCCTGGTTTCCAGGAGCAACGAGCAAATCCAAGCCATGAACGCAGCCTACCGGGATG CCTATAAGAAGACTCTGGAGGACGCCGTGCAGTCAGAAACGTCGGGCCACTTCTGCCGCATCCTCGTTTCTCTCGTGCAG GGTGCGAGAGAGGAGGGCCCCGCGGACGTGGACAGAGCCTGTGAAGACGCTCAG GAACTCGCAGACGCGTGCAACGCCGACTCTGACGACATGGAGATGAAGTTTATGAGCATTCTGTGCACCAGGAGCTTCCCCCACCTCAGGAAAG TCTTCCAGGAGTTTGTCAAATGCTCCAACAAGGACATTGAACAGATTATCAAGAAGCACATGTCAGGAGACGTGAAAAATGCCTTTTATGCAATAG TTCGCAGCGTGAAGAACCAGCCCTCCTATTTTGCAGACCGTCTGTATAAAGCCATGAAG GGTCTCGGCACGGACGACAGGGCGCTGATCCGCATCATGGTGTCCCGCAGCGAAGTTGATCTGTTCAACATTCGCAAAGAGTTCAAGGAGACGCACGACGCCTCCCTCCATGAATTCATCCAGGTAGAGACTGCGATT AGTGATACCTCAGGAGACTACCGTAAAACCCTGCTGATTCTCTGCGGAGGGGAAGACTAA